Proteins encoded together in one Octopus bimaculoides isolate UCB-OBI-ISO-001 chromosome 24, ASM119413v2, whole genome shotgun sequence window:
- the LOC106883160 gene encoding lipoyltransferase 1, mitochondrial isoform X1, with protein sequence MSFCLPYLRLYRHLSAFTALCQRHFQLGQIHSLKVTPALPLVRTAATKAAKHEVIVSQSTCIFENLSLEEWLFENTDLENTSYLLIWRNTETVVIGRHQNAWIEANVPLLEQKGVSIARRNSGGGTVYHDLGNINFCFLTSRERYDRKWNLNLVTEAVNDQWMLNLSVNARDNIMWNDMFKVSGTAARLKSKRAYHHFTLLLDVNLNNLQSFLQSPLLGASSRATASIPSSVINLVDVEPQLTYDNVIQCVAQRFLSFNQNSQPTSIEFLDLKKDRSRFPGLDKILENRLDWKWIFGKTPTFTLDRHFITHCYQSRETCLRIHCKIQDGCINTLDIQLSPLDQKLDRLASSTKNALLTERLSGKHLQPVFERLRQNFSEVKEISPHLLDWFLNSLWVTFFG encoded by the exons ATGTCGTTCTGTTTACCATACCTCAGGCTTTACCGCCATCTCTCAGCATTCACAGCTCTGTGTCAAAGACATTTTCAACTGGGACAGATTCATTCGCTCAAAGTGACCCCTGCCCTTCCTCTGGTCAGAACGGCTGCAACAAAAGCTGCAAAGCATGAAGTAATAGTTTCACAATCAACGTGTATCTTTGAAAACCTTTCTCTGGAAGAATGGCTATTCGAAAACACAGACTTGGAAAATACATCTTATCTGTTGATCTGGCGAAACACTGAAACGGTTGTGATTGGGCGGCACCAGAATGCTTGGATTGAAGCCAATGTGCCACTGCTGGAACAGAAAGGTGTCAGCATTGCACGCAGGAACAGTGGCGGAGGAACCGTTTACCATGATCTTGGCAACATCAACTTCTGTTTCCTAACATCGCGTGAACGATACGACAGAAAGTGGAACCTGAATCTTGTGACCGAGGCTGTTAACGATCAGTGGATGTTAAATCTCAGTGTGAATGCCCGAGATAACATCATGTGGAATGACATGTTTAAG GTCTCTGGAACTGCTGCAAGGTTGAAATCCAAACGTGCCTATCATCATTTTACTCTGCTTCTTGATGTCAATCTGAATAACCTACAATCCTTTCTCCAGAGCCCTCTG CTTGGAGCAAGTAGTCGTGCCACAGCCAGCATCCCTTCCTCTGTCATCAACCTTGTTGATGTGGAACCGCAGTTGACATACGACAATGTCATCCAGTGTGTTGCTCAGCGATTTCTTAGTTTCAATCAGAACTCACAG CCAACATCCATTGAATTCCTCGACCTTAAGAAAGACCGGAGCCGTTTTCCTGGTTTAGATAAAATCTTAGAAAATCGCTTGGACTGGAAATGGATTTTTGGCAAGACTCCAACTTTTACTTTGGATCGTCATTTCATCACACACTGCTACCAATCCAGAGAGACTTGCTTAAGGATCCACTGTAAAATTCAAGATGGCTGCATTAACACGTTAGATAtccagttatctcccttagaccaaAAACTTGATAGACTCGCTTCCTCAACAAAAAATGCTTTACTGACAGAAAGACTTAGCGGAAAACATTTACAACCAGTTTTTGAAAGACTGCGTCAGAATTTTTCTGAAGTCAAGGAAATATCACCACATCTTTTAGATTGGTTTTTAAATAGCTTATGGGTGACTTTTTTTGGTTGA